The following coding sequences are from one Eucalyptus grandis isolate ANBG69807.140 chromosome 11, ASM1654582v1, whole genome shotgun sequence window:
- the LOC104426615 gene encoding glutathione reductase, chloroplastic, translating to MATSLAAPKLTATLSASPSLRTLRRNLSVPLSLLPNPSGPRALGLRSLPGSRPRRRRFSVEAAAEPDNGAEAARHYDFDLFTVGAGSGGVRASRFASNFGATVAVCELPFSTISSETAGGVGGTCVLRGCVPKKLLVYASKYAHEFEESHGFGWMYDAEPKHDWSTLMANKNAELQRLTGIYKNILKNANVTLIEGRGKIVDPHTVDVDGKLYSARHILVSVGGRPFIPEIPGREYAIDSDLALDLPSKPEKVAIIGGGYIALEFAGIFNGLSSDVHVFIRQKKVLRGFDEEIRDFVGEQMSLRGIEFHTEESPQAIQKLPDGSLSLKTNKGTVEGFSHIMFATGRRPNTKNLGLETVGVKMTKNGAIEVDEFSRTSVPSIWAVGDVTDRINLTPVALMEGGALAKTIFLNEPTKPDYRAVPSAVFSQPPIGQVGPTEEQAIQEYGDVDIFTANFRPLKATLSGLPDRVFMKVIVCAKTNRVLGLHMCGEDSAEIVQGFAVAVKAGLTKADFDATVGIHPTTAEEFVTMRTPTRKIRRGPSSEGKKDSDAKAAAGV from the exons ATGGCGACTTCCCTCGCCGCCCCCAAGCTCACCGCCACCCtctccgcctcgccgtcgctcCGCACCCTCCGCCGGAATCTCTCcgtccctctctccctcctccccaATCCTTCCGGCCCCCGGGCCCTCGGCCTCCGCTCCCTCCCCGGGTCCCGGCCCCGCCGCCGGCGGTTCTCCGTCGAGGCCGCCGCCGAGCCCGACAACGGCGCCGAGGCCGCCCGCCACTACGACTTCGACCTCTTCACCGTCGGCGCCGGGAGCGGCGGCGTCCGCGCCTCCCGCTTCGCCTCTAATTTCGgcgccaccgtcgccgtctGCGAGCTCCCGttctccaccatctcctccGAGACCGCCGGAGGCGTCGGCGGAAC ATGTGTACTTCGAGGTTGTGTACCCAAGAAGTTACTTGTTTATGCATCCAAATACGCTCATGAATTTGAAGAGAGTCATGGATTTGGATGGATGTATGATGCTGAGCCTAAGCATGATTGGAGCACCTTAATGGCTAATAAAAATGCTGAGTTGCAACGACTCACTGGTATCTATAAGAATATACTAAAAAATGCCAATGTCACTCTAATTGAAGGCCGTGGAAAG ATTGTGGATCCTCACACAGTTGACGTGGATGGAAAGCTCTATTCAGCTAGACATATACTAGTTTCAGTTGGGGGACGCCCTTTTATTCCTGAAATTCCTGGAAGAGAATATGCAATTGACTCAGATTTAGCCCTTGATTTGCCCTCAAAGCCCGAGAAAGTTGCAATCATCGGGGGTGGCTACATTGCTCTTGAATTTGCTGGTATCTTTAATGGTTTGTCAAGCGATGTCCACGTATTTATAAGGCAAAAGAAGGTTTTGAGAGGTTTTGATGAAGAG ATCAGGGATTTTGTGGGTGAGCAGATGTCCCTACGAGGAATTGAGTTCCATACTGAGGAGTCACCTCAAGCCATCCAAAAGTTGCCTGATGGTTCACTGTCTCTTAAGACCAATAAAGGAACAGTAGAAGGTTTCTCGCATATCATGTTTGCTACAGGACGACGGCCCAATACAAAG AATTTAGGATTAGAGACTGTTGGAGTAAAGATGACCAAGAATGGAGCTATAGAG GTTGATGAATTTTCCCGAACATCAGTTCCATCCATCTGGGCGGTTGGGGATGTTACTGACAGAATTAACTTGACCCCAGTCGCTTTGATGGAGGGAGGAGCATTGGCAAAGACTATTTTTTTGAATGAGCCAACAAAGCCTGATTACAG aGCTGTTCCATCTGCTGTGTTCTCCCAGCCTCCAATTGGACAAGTCGGTCCTACTGAAGAACAG GCTATTCAAGAATATGGCGACGTTGACATATTCACAGCAAATTTCAGGCCTTTGAAGGCAACTCTCTCTGGGCTCCCTGACCGTGTTTTTATGAAGGTCATTGTTTGTGCAAAAACAAACAGAGTCCTTGGGTTGCATATGTGCGGGGAAGATTCTGCAGAAATTGTACAG GGTTTTGCTGTCGCTGTGAAAGCTGGTTTGACCAAAGCAGACTTTGATGCCACAGTGGGCATTCACCCGACTACTGCTGAGGAATTTGTTACGATGAGGACGCCCACTAGGAAGATACGGAGGGGTCCTTCATCGGAG GGAAAGAAGGACTCTGATGCTAAAGCTGCAGCTGGGGTTTAG
- the LOC104426612 gene encoding putative pentatricopeptide repeat-containing protein At1g12700, mitochondrial, with protein MKAKPVRGAMQFLRRTGLLRSLRFLRSTAMASRTLSSSSSSSSSSSSAAKGKLSSLFAHPLRNSPQSSKLPQELAVSVSPPPPKSTLSADAEDRPRPALLLEKKWKTGDFTVDEALRHFDRMISIRPVPPTSSFGVLLGALTKKKHYSAVISLRGKLEVTGLLSDYFVLKLLLNCFCNERRVEDAFAVLGAIFRRGHCPGIVTYNQLVKGLCLKHKIGEGVALFKKMARLGCRPTVVTYGTLISGLCQTGNTTMALKLHEEMLSSNGEHSVVCRPNIVCYGALIDGLCKDGLVDEASKLFMEMKDSGISPNLVVYNSLICGLCCMGQYKKATDLLNEIVDQRIEPDIITFNSLLKVLCNQGKFKEAEDMLKLMIERGVDPSIVTYNTVMDGLCLAGKVDEARELLAHVLSKGCLVTAVSFNVLINGYCNQGRMEEAMNMYKKMIDNGVNPTKVTFSTLMLGFFHKGRVVDARELFSEMKRHEVEPDSYTFNILLDGLCKNNLLSDALDLFHSKDCNGKANVATFNCLIDGLCKTGNLKAAWDLFHRLQQDGLAPSVVTYSIMINGLCRQGQLEEATELFLKMEDNGCAPNVVTFNTLMHAFCQNHEALKVIELLKKMAGKNILPDATTASIVFDLLSKDKNYHEYLTLLPAFPS; from the coding sequence ATGAAAGCAAAACCCGTCCGTGGGGCGATGCAATTCCTAAGACGAACTGGATTACTGAGAAGCCTGCGCTTTCTTCGTTCAACAGCGATGGCTTCCAGGACcctgtcttcctcctcctcttcttcttcttcttcttcatcagctGCAAAAGGTAAACTTTCCTCTCTCTTCGCACACCCACTTAGAAATTCTCCCCAAAGTTCCAAGCTTCCTCAAGAACTCGCCGTCAGCGTCTCGCCTCCGCCCCCAAAATCCACGCTTTCCGCCGACGCGGAGGACCGACCTCGGCCCGCTCTTCTCCTCGAGAAGAAGTGGAAAACGGGGGATTTCACCGTGGACGAGGCGCTCCGCCACTTCGACCGCATGATCTCCATTCGACCCGTTCCTCCCACTTCGTCGTTCGGCGTGTTGTTGGGCGCCTTAACTAAGAAGAAGCACTACTCTGCAGTGATTTCTCTCCGCGGAAAGCTGGAAGTTACTGGGCTCCTGTCTGATTATTTTGTGCTGAAACTTTTGTTGAACTGCTTCTGCAATGAGAGACGGGTGGAGGATGCTTTCGCTGTATTGGGGGCGATTTTTCGCCGAGGTCATTGCCCTGGTATAGTCACCTATAATCAATTGGTGAAGGGATTGTGCTTGAAGCATAAAATCGGTGAAGGGGTTGCCTTGTTTAAGAAAATGGCGCGTCTGGGTTGCAGGCCGACCGTTGTTACCTATGGCACTTTGATTAGCGGGTTGTGTCAGACCGGTAACACGACCATGGCGCTCAAGTTACATGAAGAAATGCTGAGTAGCAACGGTGAACATAGCGTTGTATGCAGGCCGAATATAGTTTGCTATGGTGCTCTTATCGATGGACTATGCAAAGACGGGTTAGTAGATGAGGCCAGCAAACTTTTCATGGAGATGAAAGATAGCGGTATTTCACCAAATTTGGTTGTTTACAACTCGCTGATATGTGGCTTGTGTTGCATGGGACAGTACAAGAAAGCCACTGATTTGCTTAACGAGATAGTGGATCAAAGAATTGAACCTGATATAATTACATTTAATTCTTTGTTAAAAGTTCTTTGCAACCAGGGGAAGTTCAAAGAAGCTGAAGACATGCtcaaattgatgattgagaggGGCGTAGATCCTAGTATTGTTACCTATAACACGGTAATGGATGGCTTGTGTTTAGCGGGTAAGGTTGATGAGGCAAGGGAATTGCTTGCTCACGTGTTGAGTAAGGGTTGTCTAGTTACTGCGGTCAGCTTCAATGTGCTGATCAATGGGTATTGCAATCAGGGTAGAATGGAAGAAGCCATGAATATGTATAAGAAGATGATTGATAATGGAGTTAACCCAACAAAAGTTACTTTTAGCACTTTAATGCTTGGTTTTTTCCACAAAGGTAGGGTCGTTGATGCACGCGAATTGTTTAGTGAAATGAAACGTCATGAAGTGGAACCCGATTCATACACATTCAACATACTTTTAGATGGACTATGCAAGAATAATTTGCTTTCAGATGCATTGGATTTGTTTCATTCCAAAGATTGCAATGGAAAGGCAAATGTTGCAACCTTCAATTGCCTCATTGATGGGTTATGCAAAACGGGGAATCTGAAAGCTGCGTGGGACTTATTTCACAGGTTGCAGCAGGATGGGTTAGCACCGAGTGTTGTAACGTACTCTATCATGATTAATGGGCTCTGTCGACAAGGTCAACTTGAAGAGGCAACTGagctatttttaaaaatggaagacAATGGCTGTGCTCCAAATGTCGTCACATTCAACACATTAATGCATGCTTTTTGTCAAAATCATGAGGCGTTGAAGGTGATTGAGCTGCTTAAGAAAATGGCAGGAAAAAATATATTACCAGATGCAACCACAGCATCCATTGTATTTGACTTGCTTtcaaaggacaaaaattatcaCGAGTATCTGACTTTACTTCCAGCATTCCCTTCTTGA
- the LOC104426616 gene encoding aspartic proteinase oryzasin-1, whose amino-acid sequence MATSKSLIIIALYSWLCSSSYSFEANSSEGLLRIGLKKRTLDFDSVNAARISRAGDHYYLRKRGYTRRNQMDSKAEIIYLKNYLDTQYYGEIGIGTPPQKFMVVFDTGSSNLWVPSSKCLLSINCYFHSRFKARLSSTYTKIGIPCKIHYGSGSISGVFSLDNVKAGDIVVKDQEFVEARKEGFLAFLAAQFDGVLGLGFEDIAVGGATPLWYNMVEQGHVAQQIFSVWLNRDPTSTVGGEIVFGGLDWRHFRGEHSYFPVTQLGYWQIEVADIHVAGNSTGLCDHDCEAILDTGTSFLAGPTRAVAQINHAIGAVGIVSFECQTVVSNYGNRIWEYLISGLRPETVCVDVGLCLYNGSQDFSTQMDKTFNNGTEKGSSANETALCTFCEMIAFWIQMQLKQQKAKDRIFKYVDELCEKLPNPLGKYFIDCDKIDNMPHVSFIIGNKSFPLSPQQYVVRVGQGCSTICVSGFVPLDIPERRLWILGDLFMGAYHTVFDFGNLKVGFAKAA is encoded by the exons ATGGCCACTTCCAAGAGCCTCATCATAATAGCCTTATACTCATGGCTTTGTTCAAGCTCCTACTCATTCGAGGCTAATTCCTCGGAGGGGTTGTTGAGAATAGGTTTGAAGAAGCGGACACTTGATTTTGACAGTGTAAATGCTGCTAGAATTAGCAGAGCAGGAGACCATTATTACCTTAGAAAAAGGGGATATACTAGAAGGAATCAAATGGACTCAAAAGCAGAAATAATATATCTGAAGAATTATCTTGACACCCAATATTATGGAGAGATCGGTATTGGCACGCCGCCGCAGAAATTCATGGTTGTCTTTGACACCGGGAGCTCCAATCTTTGGGTGCCATCTTCAAAATGCCTGCTTTCT ATTAATTGCTATTTTCATTCCAGATTCAAGGCGAGACTGTCGAGTACTTATACCAAGATTG GAATACCATGTAAAATCCACTACGGTTCTGGTTCAATATCCGGAGTCTTTAGCCTAGATAATGTCAAAGCTGGGGATATCGTCGTCAAAGATCAG GAGTTTGTTGAGGCTAGGAAGGAGGGGTTTTTAGCCTTCTTAGCTGCTCAATTCGATGGGGTACTCGGGCTTGGATTTGAAGATATTGCTGTTGGTGGAGCAACACCATTGTG GTATAATATGGTGGAACAAGGTCATGTTGCTCAGCAAATATTCTCAGTCTGGTTGAACCGAGACCCTACATCAACTGTCGGTGGTGAGATTGTCTTTGGCGGTCTAGATTGGAGGCACTTCAGGGGCGAACATTCTTACTTCCCAGTTACTCAACTGGGTTATTGGCAG ATTGAAGTGGCTGATATTCATGTAGCCGGCAATTCAACAG GATTGTGCGACCATGATTGTGAAGCCATTCTGGACACGGGAACATCTTTTCTTGCTGGTCCAACT AGGGCAGTCGCTCAAATTAATCACGCGATCGGAGCGGTAGGGATTGTGAGCTTTGAATGTCAAACCGTCGTCTCCAATTATGGAAATCGAATATGGGAATATCTGATATCAGGG CTGCGCCCGGAAACAGTATGTGTGGATGTCGGACTGTGTTTATACAACGGATCCCAGGATTTTAG CACACAAATGGATAAGACGTTCAACAATGGGACCGAAAAGGGTTCTTCGGCAAATGAGACCGCTCTATGCACTTTCTGTGAGATGATTGCCTTTTGGATTCAAATGCAGCTCAAGCAGCAGAAAGCAAAggatagaattttcaaatatgtaGACGAG CTGTGTGAGAAGTTGCCAAACCCACTGGGGAAGTACTTCATCGACTGCGATAAGATCGATAACATGCCACACGTTTCGTTCATCATCGGCAATAAGTCCTTCCCACTATCTCCTCAACAA TACGTTGTCAGAGTCGGACAAGGCTGCTCGACAATCTGCGTAAGCGGATTCGTTCCTCTGGACATCCCAGAACGTCGTCTCTG GATCCTAGGGGACCTGTTCATGGGAGCATATCACACGGTGTTCGACTTTGGTAATCTCAAGGTCGGATTCGCGAAGGCGGCCTAG
- the LOC104426617 gene encoding U3 small nucleolar RNA-associated protein 18 homolog has product MSLISQNVASKIKNKKKSDENHESVVSREKKLTDEGGELDVDISRTTKKRKKEKESLVEIEEQKTMKKLENFLFGSLYAPVEFGKEDREEVLDEAQDSPALFFTDRSANSQLSVYEKDSESSDNLTDEEEMKQRKPVWVDEEEEKANVNIATVNRLRKLRKEEDESTISGSEYVSRLRAQHVKLNPGTEWAQLDKKDSSYDDESSDEEENRVVLAGTHDDAEPLGNILRTDEDLVVKTGAKLLPGLLEYSRLVDANAEDPSNGPINSVQFHRNAQLMLAAGLDRRLRFFQIDGKRNTKIQSIFLDDCPIKKASFTPDGSQVIVSGRRKFFYTFDLVKAKVDKIGPLVGREEKSLEVFEVSPDSSTIAFVGNEGYILLVSSRTKELIGTLKMNGTARSIAFANNGQELLSSGGDGQVYHWDLRTRTCFHKAVDEGCINGTALCTSFNGALFAAGSDSGIVNVYNRHEFLGGKRKPIKAIENLTTKVDLLKFNNDAQILAICSGLKKNGLKLIHVPSFSVFSNFPLQNRSLEYPRSVDFSPGGGFLAVGNAAGRVLLYKLHHYNRA; this is encoded by the coding sequence ATGAGTTTGATATCTCAGAATGTTGCATCCAagataaaaaacaaaaagaaaagtgatgaaAACCATGAGTCTGTGGTTTCGAGAGAGAAAAAGCTGACCGATGAAGGAGGAGAATTAGATGTGGATATCTCAAGGAcgacgaagaagaggaagaaagagaaggagagtcTTGTTGAGATTGAAGAGCAGAAGACAATGAAAAAGCTCGAGAACTTTTTGTTCGGATCCCTCTATGCGCCTGTTGAGTTTGGGAAGGAGGACAGAGAAGAAGTCCTGGACGAGGCCCAGGACAGTCCTGCTTTATTCTTCACTGACCGTTCTGCTAATAGTCAACTTTCTGTTTATGAGAAGGACTCTGAGTCCTCAGATAATTTGACTGATGAAGAGGAGATGAAGCAAAGAAAACCTGTTTGGgtggatgaggaagaggaaaaggCAAATGTTAACATAGCTACTGTTAACAGATTGAGAAAACTGAGGAAGGAAGAGGATGAAAGTACTATATCTGGTTCCGAGTATGTATCAAGATTAAGGGCTCAACATGTTAAGCTAAATCCTGGGACCGAGTGGGCCCAACTTGATAAGAAAGATAGCTCCTATGATGACGAATCatctgatgaagaagaaaacaggGTTGTTCTTGCCGGGACACATGACGATGCTGAACCGTTGGGCAACATTCTTCGAACTGATGAAGACCTTGTGGTGAAGACAGGTGCAAAACTTTTGCCTGGACTTCTTGAGTATTCGAGGCTTGTTGACGCAAATGCCGAGGATCCATCAAATGGTCCGATTAATTCGGTTCAATTTCATCGGAATGCTCAGTTAATGCTTGCTGCCGGACTAGATCGAAGGCTTagattttttcaaattgatgGCAAACGCAACACAAAAATACAGAGCATCTTTCTTGATGACTGCCCTATCAAAAAAGCATCCTTCACACCTGATGGATCTCAGGTCATTGTATCAGGAAGGAGAAAGTTCTTTTATACTTTTGACTTGGTGAAAGCGAAGGTTGATAAAATAGGCCCCCTTGTCGGAAGGGAAGAGAAGAGCCTGGAAGTTTTTGAGGTGTCTCCCGATTCTAGCACGATTGCATTTGTAGGCAATGAGGGCTACATCTTGCTAGTTTCATCCAGGACAAAGGAGTTGATTGGAACATTGAAGATGAACGGCACTGCGCGGTCCATAGCTTTTGCTAATAATGGGCAGGAGTTGCTGAGCTCGGGTGGTGATGGGCAGGTCTATCACTGGGATTTAAGAACAAGGACTTGTTTTCATAAAGCTGTGGATGAGGGCTGTATTAATGGCACCGCACTTTGCACTTCTTTCAATGGAGCATTGTTTGCTGCAGGTTCAGACAGCGGCATCGTGAATGTTTACAACAGACACGAGTTTTTGGGTGGGAAGAGAAAGCCAATCAAAGCCATTGAGAATCTAACAACTAAAGTGGATCtcttaaaatttaataatgatGCCCAAATATTGGCTATCTGCTCGGGCTTGAAGAAGAATGGTTTGAAGTTGATACATGTCCCATCCTTTAGTGTATTCTCGAATTTTCCTCTGCAAAATAGGAGTCTGGAATACCCTCGCAGTGTTGATTTCAGCCCGGGAGGAGGTTTCTTGGCTGTAGGAAATGCTGCTGGAAGAGTTCTGTTATACAAGTTGCACCATTACAATCGAGCATGA
- the LOC104426618 gene encoding phospholipase A1-Igamma1, chloroplastic, whose product MATSLSSAALSSFLPSCRQPDHRAITPQVSLLKCFLKTEKSPHPLHICRVLSKAPSDHAPFAIEHDEDVLERERYGGSVDLDGEGGARPAALLPERRLSDVWREIHGEDDWVGMLDPMDPLLRSELIRYGEMAQACYDAFDFEPFSKYCGSCRYGKHEFFERLDMKDRPGYDVTRYLYATSNINLPNFFMKSRWPKVWSKHANWIGYMAVSDDETTRRLGRRDIVVAWRGTVTRLEWVADLMDFLVPVSSQRVPCPDPAVKAESGFLSLYTDKEDDCKFAKYSAREQILTEVKRLIEKYPDEELSITVTGHSLGSALAVLSAYDIAETGINVRQDSRAVPVCVFSFAGPRVGNARFKERAEVLGVKVLRVVNVHDMVPKSPGLVFNERLPRAVMKLAGGLPWSYSHVGAELELDHERSPFLKPTGDPACAHNLEAHLHLLDGYHGKGQRFVLASGRDPALVNKDADFLKDHHLVPPFWRQGHNKGLVRNHEGRWMQPERPKPEDHPAFMDHHVEQLGLHNGRA is encoded by the exons ATGgccacctctctctcctccgccgctctctcctccttcctgcCGAGCTGCCGCCAGCCCGACCACCGTGCAATCACCCCCCAGGTGTCCCTCCTCAAATGCTTCCTGAAGACCGAGAAATCGCCACACCCTCTTCACATTTGCCGGGTCCTGTCCAAAGCGCCGAGCGACCATGCACCGTTCGCCATCGAACACGACGAGGACGTCCTCGAAAGAGAGAGGTACGGCGGATCAGTAGATCTAGACGGCGAAGGGGGAGCGAGGCCGGCCGCCCTGCTGCCCGAGAGACGGTTGTCCGACGTGTGGCGCGAGATCCACGGCGAGGACGACTGGGTGGGCATGCTCGACCCGATGGACCCGCTCCTGAGATCCGAGCTCATTCGGTACGGCGAGATGGCGCAAGCGTGCTACGACGCGTTCGACTTCGAGCCCTTCTCCAAGTACTGCGGAAGCTGCAG GTACGGGAAGCACGAGTTTTTCGAGCGCCTCGACATGAAGGACCGGCCCGGGTACGACGTCACGCGGTACCTGTACGCGACGTCGAACATAAACCTGCCCAACTTCTTCATGAAGTCGCGGTGGCCCAAGGTGTGGAGCAAGCACGCGAACTGGATCGGGTACATGGCGGTCTCGGACGACGAGACCACGCGGCGGCTGGGGAGGCGGGACATCGTCGTCGCGTGGAGGGGGACGGTCACGAGGCTGGAGTGGGTGGCGGACCTAATGGACTTCCTCGTGccggtgagctcgcagagggtGCCGTGCCCGGACCCGGCCGTGAAGGCCGAGTCCGGGTTCTTGAGCCTGTACACGGACAAGGAGGACGACTGCAAGTTCGCCAAGTACTCGGCTAG GGAACAAATCCTGACGGAAGTGAAGCGCCTGATCGAGAAGTACCCCGACGAGGAGCTCAGCATCACCGTGACGGGCCACAGCCTGGGGAGCGCGCTGGCCGTGTTGAGCGCGTACGACATCGCTGAGACGGGCATCAACGTGAGGCAGGACAGCCGGGCCGTCCCGGTTTGCGTGTTCTCCTTCGCGGGGCCCCGGGTCGGGAACGCGCGGTTCAAGGAGCGGGCGGAGGTGCTCGGGGTGAAGGTGCTGAGGGTGGTAAACGTGCACGACATGGTGCCCAAGTCGCCGGGCCTGGTGTTCAACGAGCGGTTGCCGCGGGCGGTGATGAAGCTCGCGGGGGGGCTGCCGTGGAGCTACTCGCACGTCGGGGCGGAGCTGGAGCTGGACCACGAGCGCTCGCCCTTCCTCAAGCCGACCGGGGACCCTGCCTGCGCCCACAACCTGGAGGCTCACCTCCATCTGCTCGACGG GTACCACGGGAAAGGGCAGAGGTTTGTGCTGGCGAGCGGGAGAGATCCGGCGCTGGTGAACAAAGACGCCGACTTTCTGAAGGATCACCACCTGGTCCCACCTTTCTGGAGGCAAGGCCACAACAAGGGCCTCGTCAGGAACCACGAGGGCCGTTGGATGCAGCCCGAACGTCCCAAGCCGGAGGATCACCCTGCTTTCATGGACCATCACGTGGAGCAGTTGGGCCTCCATAATGGTCGCGCTTGA
- the LOC104426614 gene encoding LOW QUALITY PROTEIN: fructokinase-1 (The sequence of the model RefSeq protein was modified relative to this genomic sequence to represent the inferred CDS: inserted 1 base in 1 codon), whose protein sequence is MHRSAISPTRPLPLFLATLSENPPLRIPIPPASPLHARWHPPLCASASFGCRDDGRSLASAAAAAGLLRRSALSGFATAGYGGCCLSDETVRGVAAKDVDVATLGNLCVDIVLNVPALPPPSKEERKAYMEELSASPPDKRYWEAGGNCNTAIAVARLGLNCTAIGHVGNEIYGKFLMDVLHDEGIRMVGMIEDANVDNSSSSYETLLCWVLVDPLQRHGFCSLADFRNEPALSWMNKLSAEVKLAITRSKILFCNGYGFDELSPNLITSALDYSVEVGTSXFFDPGPRGKSLSKGTPEEQRALRKFLQMSDVLLLTSDEAESLTGIKNPILAGQELLKQGALMKWVVIKMGARGSIIITGSSISCAPAFKVDVVDTVGCGDSFVAAIAYGFIHNIPLVNTLALANAVGAATAMGCGAGRNVAKLDQAIELMKASNLNEDDKFWNLILGEKLDSCEISILSGMVINGKSSAQVNRVPLRTVVSELLPELEPAQLKSSVTL, encoded by the exons atgcATCGCTCCGCAATCTCTCCGACgcgccctctccctctcttcctcgcGACCTTATCCGAAAACCCTCCTCTCAGAATCCCGATTCCGCCGGCCTCGCCTCTCCACGCGCGGTGGCATCCTCCCCTTTGCGCCTCCGCCTCCTTCGGCTGCCGGGACGACGGCCGTTCtctcgcctccgccgccgccgccgccgggctcCTCCGCCGCTCGGCCTTGTCCGGCTTCGCGACCGCCGGCTACGGCGGCTGCTGCTTGAGCGATGAGACGGTGCGGGGCGTCGCGGCGAAGGACGTCGATGTCGCCACGCTCGGGAATCTCTGCGTCGACATCGTCCTCAACGTCCCTGCTCTGCCCCCGCCGTCGAAGGAGGAGCGGAAGGCTTATATGGAAGAGCTGTCTGCTTCGCCCCCCGATAAG CGATACTGGGAAGCTGGAGGCAACTGCAATACTGCTATAGCAGTGGCAAGACTAGGGCTCAACTGCACTGCAATTGGTCACGTGGGTAACGAAATTTATGGGAAGTTCCTCATGGATGTCCTTCATGATGAGGGCATTCGTATGGTTGGGATGATTGAAGATGCCAATGTGGACAACTCCAGTTCCTCGTATGAAACACTTTTGTGCTGGGTTCTTGTGGATCCATTACAAAGACATGGTTTTTGCAG TCTAGCTGATTTCAGAAACGAACCTGCACTCAGTTGGATGAATAAACTCTCTGCTGAAGTAAAGCTGGCTATTACGCGGTCAAAGATCTTATTCTGCAATGGTTATGGCTTTGATGAACTGTCCCCTAATTTAATTACCTCAGCTCTAGATTATTCTGTTGAGGTTGGTACAT ATTTTTTTGACCCGGGACCACGAGGAAAGAGCCTTTCCAAAGGAACACCAGAAGAACAGAGGGCACTTAGAAAGTTTCTGCAGATGAGTGACGTTCTTCTTCTTACTTCTGATGAG GCTGAGTCACTGACTGGAATTAAAAACCCGATTCTAGCTGGACAGGAGTTGCTAAAGCAAGGTGCACTTATGAAGTGGGTTGTCATTAAAATGGGCGCTAGAGGTTCCATCATCATCACAGGATCAAGTATATCTTGTGCACCTGCATTCAAG GTGGATGTTGTCGACACTGTTGGCTGTGGAGATAGTTTTGTAGCTGCTATCGCCTACGGTTTCATCCATAATATTCCATTGGTCAACACATTAGCACTTGCGAATGCAGTTGGTGCTGCAACAGCGATGGGTTGTGGCGCAGGCAGGAATGTGGCAAAATTAGATCAGGCTATAGAACTCATGAAAGCTTCAAATCTCAATGAAGATGACAAATTTTGGAACTTAATTCTTGGTGAGAAACTGGATTCTTGTGAAATTAGCATTCTTTCAGGGATGGTCATCAACGGGAAGAGTAGTGCTCAGGTGAATCGGGTACCCTTGCGAACAGTGGTCTCTGAACTGCTGCCTGAGCTTGAGCCTGCACAGTTAAAGAGTTCAGTTACACTTTGA